In Kitasatospora sp. NA04385, a single genomic region encodes these proteins:
- a CDS encoding MBL fold metallo-hydrolase → MRLTKHAHACVTLTKDGTRMVVDPGAFTPDAAQAVAAAEAVLITHEHFDHFDEELIGAALAARPELRVYGPAAVVERWTAARRGQVTAVAAGDGFTAAGFEVTVHGDLHAAIHRDIPRVANLGYLVDGRVYHPGDAYHVPEAPVGTLLLPAAGPWTRTGEAADYVRAVAPGRLVQIHEAMLSEIGQQSTARLLGPGMLTDVQLEIVPPGDSIEV, encoded by the coding sequence ATGCGGCTGACCAAGCACGCCCACGCCTGCGTGACGCTCACCAAGGACGGCACCCGGATGGTCGTCGACCCCGGCGCCTTCACGCCCGACGCCGCGCAGGCGGTGGCCGCCGCGGAGGCGGTGCTGATCACCCACGAGCACTTCGACCACTTCGACGAGGAGCTGATCGGCGCGGCCCTGGCGGCCCGCCCCGAACTGCGGGTCTACGGCCCCGCCGCGGTGGTCGAGCGGTGGACGGCGGCCCGGCGCGGCCAGGTGACGGCCGTCGCCGCCGGGGACGGGTTCACCGCCGCCGGCTTCGAGGTCACCGTCCACGGCGACCTGCACGCCGCCATCCACCGCGACATCCCGCGCGTCGCCAACCTCGGCTACCTGGTCGACGGGCGGGTCTACCACCCGGGCGACGCCTACCACGTGCCCGAGGCCCCGGTCGGCACGCTGCTGCTGCCCGCCGCCGGGCCGTGGACCAGGACCGGCGAGGCCGCCGACTACGTCCGGGCGGTCGCCCCCGGGCGGCTGGTGCAGATCCACGAGGCGATGCTCAGCGAGATCGGCCAGCAGTCCACGGCCCGGCTGCTCGGCCCCGGGATGCTCACCGACGTCCAACTGGAGATCGTGCCGCCCGGCGACAGCATCGAGGTCTAG
- a CDS encoding MarR family winged helix-turn-helix transcriptional regulator encodes MAHPSPEPPAGPEQPAAERLAAELRTSISALVRAGRPHDRLAPIPATVLDLLDRQGPMTTAELAASRGVRHQTMAATVKELTEAGHLTAGPHPDDARKKVLTLTARGRGAIEADRGQRVGLLARALTASLDASEQLLLARALPLLDRIAAELGPADGGGAPADRGPISGGW; translated from the coding sequence ATGGCACACCCCTCCCCCGAACCCCCCGCCGGACCGGAGCAGCCCGCGGCGGAGCGGCTCGCGGCCGAGCTGCGGACGTCGATCAGCGCCCTGGTCCGGGCCGGCCGACCGCACGACCGGCTCGCCCCCATCCCGGCGACGGTGCTGGACCTGCTCGACCGGCAGGGCCCGATGACCACCGCGGAGCTGGCGGCGAGCCGCGGCGTGCGGCACCAGACCATGGCCGCCACGGTCAAGGAGCTCACCGAGGCCGGCCACCTGACCGCCGGGCCGCACCCGGACGACGCCCGCAAGAAGGTGCTGACCCTGACCGCGCGGGGGCGCGGCGCGATCGAGGCCGACCGGGGGCAGCGGGTGGGCCTGCTGGCCCGGGCGCTCACCGCGAGCCTGGACGCGTCCGAACAGCTCCTGCTGGCCCGGGCACTGCCCCTGCTGGACCGGATCGCGGCCGAGCTGGGCCCGGCGGACGGCGGGGGCGCACCGGCCGACCGGGGCCCGATCAGCGGGGGGTGGTAG